One Coleofasciculus chthonoplastes PCC 7420 genomic region harbors:
- a CDS encoding sulfotransferase family protein encodes MIKQSIKKIVYPIYPIIKSRPDFLIIGVQRAATTSLYHYLTSHPQIVVTHKWRETYYFDNPENYRKGFGWYIGHFPAKLRKGNKLTFEASPSYMYHKHIPELIKQDLGNIKMIAIVRNPVDRAYSAWQMYHSYSSLPHKHLRDRADERTFAEAIAQEFNPESNTAKYPYNYIDRGKYAQQIENYYNYFGKDNILILDFEQFCDNLGAALNRVCDFLNIDYFSPNKINEFQNQKYAVANYVTSSNHAQILEQLKDYFVPFNKQLYNLLGTDYDW; translated from the coding sequence ATGATAAAACAATCGATAAAAAAAATAGTATATCCTATCTATCCCATTATCAAGTCTAGACCCGACTTTTTAATTATTGGAGTTCAGAGAGCAGCCACAACTTCCTTGTATCACTATTTAACGTCGCATCCTCAAATAGTGGTAACTCATAAGTGGAGAGAAACGTACTACTTTGACAACCCGGAAAATTACCGGAAAGGTTTCGGTTGGTATATCGGTCATTTCCCGGCTAAACTCCGCAAAGGAAATAAACTGACATTTGAAGCCTCACCGAGCTACATGTACCACAAGCATATTCCTGAGCTGATCAAGCAAGACTTAGGCAATATTAAAATGATTGCTATAGTAAGAAATCCTGTTGATCGAGCCTATTCAGCTTGGCAAATGTATCATAGCTATTCTAGTTTACCTCACAAACATCTGAGAGATAGAGCTGATGAAAGAACGTTTGCTGAAGCGATTGCTCAAGAATTTAATCCAGAATCGAATACTGCCAAATACCCTTATAATTATATTGATAGGGGAAAGTATGCTCAACAAATAGAAAATTACTATAACTATTTTGGCAAAGATAATATTCTGATTTTGGATTTTGAGCAGTTTTGCGACAATCTAGGTGCAGCGCTAAATCGGGTCTGCGACTTTCTAAACATTGACTATTTTTCTCCGAACAAAATCAATGAATTTCAGAATCAAAAATACGCTGTTGCCAACTATGTAACAAGTTCTAATCATGCTCAAATCCTAGAACAACTAAAAGACTATTTTGTTCCTTTTAACAAGCAGCTATATAACCTTTTAGGTACTGATTACGATTGGTGA
- a CDS encoding sulfotransferase domain-containing protein, with protein MIKRLIKDVTYPIIKSRPDFLIIGEQKAGTTSLYNYLTQHPQVFGNIGWKEVRYFDRPEHYNQGFGWYLGHFPSKLRKGNKLTCDASPNYLSYEFVPERIKKDLGDIKMIAVFREPVSRAYSAWQMFHSFANIDNDHLRRFYDRRTFAEAVEEEFSPNFDHAKYPFRYDYVGRGKYVHHLENYYSYFDKDTILVLNMEQFRKDLDAVLNRVCDFLNIEHFSQEILEKLQQEKHNKGKYQFQKTPADQEKLEFLKSYFVPFNEKLYKILGEKYNW; from the coding sequence ATGATTAAGCGATTGATCAAGGATGTAACTTATCCAATCATTAAGTCCCGACCAGACTTCTTAATTATTGGAGAGCAGAAAGCGGGAACTACCTCATTATATAATTATCTAACCCAGCATCCCCAAGTCTTTGGCAACATTGGCTGGAAGGAAGTTCGCTACTTTGATCGCCCTGAACATTATAATCAAGGCTTTGGCTGGTACTTAGGGCATTTTCCCTCTAAACTTCGCAAAGGAAATAAATTAACCTGTGATGCATCCCCTAATTACCTATCCTACGAATTTGTTCCCGAACGCATCAAAAAAGATTTAGGGGATATTAAAATGATTGCCGTATTTAGAGAACCTGTCTCTCGTGCTTATTCAGCATGGCAGATGTTTCATAGTTTTGCCAATATTGATAATGATCATTTGAGGCGATTTTATGACAGAAGAACGTTTGCTGAGGCAGTTGAAGAAGAATTTAGTCCTAACTTTGATCATGCTAAATACCCGTTTCGTTATGATTATGTCGGTCGAGGTAAATATGTGCATCATTTAGAAAATTACTATAGCTATTTTGATAAGGATACTATCTTAGTTTTAAACATGGAGCAGTTTCGGAAAGACTTAGATGCAGTACTAAATCGTGTGTGTGATTTTCTGAATATCGAACACTTTTCCCAAGAAATACTGGAAAAATTACAGCAGGAAAAGCACAATAAGGGAAAATATCAATTTCAGAAAACTCCCGCTGATCAAGAAAAACTAGAGTTTCTCAAGAGTTACTTTGTTCCCTTCAATGAGAAGCTGTATAAAATATTAGGTGAGAAGTATAACTGGTGA
- a CDS encoding alkaline phosphatase family protein, with product MSKAKIFFIGLDGADRDLILQWAEAGLLPTFQSLLQQGAFGLTNDPPGINGCHWPTFFSGVSPAKHGRYWAQQIQPGTYDIGTYSFGWEPFWNVLSRAGRKIALVDAPEAPLAESLNGIQIVERHHYKQGNSSVQTYPLSLAAEIETQLGKNSIGSLRTVGRGIDELKDFRQNLLTSIEKKTELSNHFIEQGEWDLFLTAFREAHWAGHQCWHLHDPNHPEYDQEVVNAIGNPMKDIYIAIDAAIGKLLQQVSPETTVFIFASTGMGPNYTGVHVLDEILLSIENPQRAAMGQQVGNTLNSLKRYKFLRQIKKRLWKPIQNIRGTGKPSISKLSNRKCFQVPSSEAFGGIRVNLVGREPQGKIQPGQEYEEFCEALCQDLSELTNYDTGEPLIRNIFRSAEIYNGERPMGHPDLLVEWNRNAPIASVYSPKVGKIDKVYWDSRTGDHKPGGLFLVSGASIEPKQVEQPTSIVDFAPTIASLLEVPLPTSDGKSISGIFSSAICTES from the coding sequence ATGAGTAAAGCGAAGATTTTCTTTATCGGTCTTGATGGAGCAGACAGAGATTTGATTCTTCAATGGGCAGAGGCGGGTTTGCTCCCGACTTTTCAATCCCTCCTTCAGCAAGGAGCGTTTGGTCTGACCAATGACCCACCAGGAATTAACGGCTGCCACTGGCCCACTTTCTTTAGTGGGGTTTCACCAGCCAAACATGGGCGTTATTGGGCACAACAGATTCAGCCAGGCACCTATGATATTGGAACATATAGCTTTGGCTGGGAACCTTTTTGGAATGTTTTAAGTCGGGCGGGTCGTAAAATTGCATTAGTTGATGCTCCTGAAGCGCCCCTGGCTGAAAGTCTTAATGGAATTCAGATAGTTGAACGGCATCATTACAAACAGGGAAACTCGTCTGTCCAGACTTATCCGTTATCTTTAGCAGCCGAAATAGAAACGCAGCTAGGAAAAAACTCAATTGGAAGTTTACGTACTGTTGGACGCGGTATAGATGAATTGAAAGACTTTCGTCAAAACTTATTGACCAGTATTGAAAAGAAGACAGAACTATCCAATCACTTTATAGAACAAGGCGAGTGGGATCTTTTCCTAACCGCTTTTAGAGAAGCTCACTGGGCGGGTCACCAATGTTGGCATCTTCATGATCCAAATCATCCCGAATATGATCAGGAGGTTGTCAATGCTATTGGAAACCCAATGAAGGACATTTATATTGCCATTGATGCTGCCATTGGCAAACTCCTACAGCAGGTGAGTCCAGAAACAACTGTCTTTATTTTTGCTAGTACTGGCATGGGTCCCAACTATACTGGGGTGCATGTTCTAGATGAAATCCTCTTAAGCATCGAGAATCCTCAGAGAGCAGCGATGGGTCAACAGGTTGGCAATACCCTGAATTCTTTGAAGCGGTATAAGTTTCTCCGGCAAATCAAAAAACGCCTCTGGAAACCCATACAAAACATTCGTGGTACAGGGAAACCCTCCATCTCAAAGTTGAGTAATCGTAAATGTTTCCAGGTTCCCTCCAGTGAAGCATTTGGAGGAATTCGGGTCAATCTGGTTGGTCGCGAACCCCAGGGTAAGATCCAACCGGGGCAAGAGTATGAAGAGTTCTGTGAAGCCCTATGCCAAGACCTGTCAGAACTAACTAACTATGATACCGGAGAACCGCTAATCCGAAATATTTTCCGGTCAGCCGAAATCTATAACGGAGAACGTCCCATGGGTCATCCCGATCTACTCGTTGAGTGGAACCGGAATGCACCCATTGCTTCAGTTTACTCGCCAAAGGTAGGGAAAATTGATAAAGTTTATTGGGATAGCCGGACTGGAGATCACAAACCTGGCGGACTTTTCTTGGTGTCAGGAGCGTCCATCGAACCCAAGCAAGTTGAACAGCCTACATCGATTGTAGACTTCGCGCCGACCATCGCCTCTCTACTTGAAGTGCCACTTCCTACGAGTGATGGAAAATCGATTTCAGGTATCTTCTCTTCAGCGATTTGTACTGAATCATAG
- a CDS encoding PEP-CTERM sorting domain-containing protein gives MKKIVRVLQQIAVASVAVVAANSAEAAIIGSSVRGGYVGQPETNLELQIVDPPPQEIRIINFEREEGDDRINPDPNRDLRAVIEKQALVLPRNLDVLDEFGEETFRPNTTIAKDTLVSSYLFYVNPAGVGQPKFRWHGQIRFDAPVLGILGGFSINWNASNRLLGLENTSYSIGSGLDRRQGDIVNIDNNVLQFDITASAGMEPFRVITSGSPTVSVPEPITILGSGVALGFGVLFRKIKQKQ, from the coding sequence ATGAAAAAAATTGTTAGAGTTTTACAACAAATAGCTGTCGCTAGCGTTGCTGTCGTAGCGGCTAATTCAGCAGAGGCAGCAATTATTGGCAGTAGCGTTCGTGGAGGATATGTCGGTCAACCTGAAACAAATTTAGAACTGCAAATTGTTGATCCACCCCCCCAAGAAATAAGGATTATTAATTTTGAGAGAGAGGAGGGCGATGACAGAATAAATCCAGATCCGAATAGGGATCTCCGAGCAGTTATTGAGAAGCAAGCACTTGTGCTTCCTAGAAACCTTGATGTATTGGATGAGTTTGGCGAAGAAACCTTTAGACCTAACACTACAATTGCTAAAGATACTCTTGTCAGCAGTTATTTATTTTATGTCAACCCAGCTGGGGTTGGTCAGCCGAAGTTTCGCTGGCACGGTCAAATCCGATTTGATGCACCAGTTCTGGGGATTCTTGGTGGTTTTAGCATTAATTGGAACGCTAGTAACCGATTACTCGGTTTAGAAAACACTAGCTATAGCATAGGCTCTGGTTTAGATCGACGTCAGGGTGATATTGTAAATATTGACAACAATGTTTTACAATTTGATATAACGGCGTCAGCGGGAATGGAGCCATTTCGCGTGATCACCTCTGGCTCTCCAACAGTATCTGTACCCGAACCAATTACTATCTTGGGTTCTGGTGTGGCTTTGGGATTCGGAGTCCTATTTCGCAAAATCAAGCAGAAGCAATGA
- a CDS encoding alkaline phosphatase family protein has product METVKNPVIAIGLDAAEPSLLEKWMSQGYLKTLSHLRQQGIYGRLQNFRDSNVETAWTTFATGCSPQKTGLWAHMGLREGTYNFETRAAYDFQEYSPFYALGEDYRVVTFDVPQVRLTDKINGLQVAAWGAHSPQVESGSLPEPLFQELIDKHGASPALHKDYAVCLDLKSTLKVAERLHTGIARRSATCQDLLTRETWDLFLTVFNDSHSGGHLFWQLSQPDHPLYEALRQGVSHDPLLEIYQAMDRAIGEILTKAPDNADVVIFSAHGMGPATIDLPSFVFLPEFLYRFSFPGKWGLGYGKTSDPLPPPFTKMKGNWWERHLWGTKYDPNPIRRFLRRETPSRLFKVIEPLLDSTQESDLISPFQLARQGEQVVPWNPAQWYKLMWPSMKAFALPSFAEGYIRINLQGREPQGIVAPSDYHALCDEICQKLYALKDARKGIPMVKRIVRTRQDPNQRDPKLPDADLIVVWQEDYATDVMDSPDYGRFGPLPPYRAGSHRPEGFILACGSGIEPGSSLSAGHVLDLAPTFLTLMGAPIPEYLEGKPLPLRMSQPVDYVAKT; this is encoded by the coding sequence ATGGAAACCGTCAAAAATCCTGTCATCGCCATCGGGCTGGATGCCGCCGAGCCATCTCTACTCGAAAAGTGGATGTCTCAGGGATATCTGAAAACGTTGTCCCATCTGCGCCAGCAGGGAATATACGGACGTTTGCAGAATTTTCGAGATTCTAATGTAGAAACAGCTTGGACAACCTTTGCCACGGGTTGCTCACCTCAAAAAACTGGCTTATGGGCGCACATGGGGCTTCGCGAAGGGACTTACAACTTTGAAACCCGTGCCGCTTATGATTTTCAGGAGTATTCCCCCTTTTACGCATTGGGTGAAGACTATCGGGTGGTTACCTTCGATGTTCCCCAAGTACGGCTGACCGATAAAATCAACGGGTTACAAGTGGCAGCTTGGGGGGCGCACTCTCCTCAAGTCGAGAGTGGCTCTTTACCGGAACCACTTTTCCAGGAGTTGATTGACAAGCATGGCGCCAGTCCAGCCCTCCACAAAGACTACGCCGTTTGTCTTGATTTGAAGAGTACTCTTAAAGTGGCGGAACGATTGCACACCGGGATTGCTCGACGCTCGGCAACTTGTCAGGATTTGTTAACACGGGAAACCTGGGACTTGTTTTTAACGGTATTCAACGATTCCCATTCTGGGGGTCATCTTTTTTGGCAATTGAGCCAACCGGATCATCCCCTCTATGAAGCCTTAAGACAGGGTGTCTCCCATGATCCCTTGCTAGAAATTTACCAGGCAATGGACAGAGCAATTGGTGAGATATTGACTAAGGCTCCTGATAATGCTGATGTGGTCATCTTTTCCGCCCATGGCATGGGTCCAGCTACGATTGATTTACCCAGCTTTGTCTTCCTACCGGAGTTTCTCTACCGCTTCAGTTTTCCGGGGAAATGGGGACTTGGCTATGGCAAAACCTCAGATCCCCTACCCCCCCCATTTACCAAGATGAAAGGGAATTGGTGGGAGCGGCATTTGTGGGGGACTAAATATGATCCCAATCCCATTCGACGTTTTCTGAGGCGCGAAACTCCCTCTCGACTCTTTAAAGTGATAGAACCTCTGCTCGATTCAACCCAGGAATCGGATTTAATCTCACCTTTCCAACTGGCTCGCCAAGGGGAGCAGGTTGTACCTTGGAATCCAGCCCAATGGTACAAGTTAATGTGGCCCTCAATGAAAGCGTTTGCGCTGCCAAGTTTTGCAGAAGGATATATTCGGATCAACCTGCAAGGGCGAGAACCCCAGGGAATTGTCGCGCCGTCGGACTATCATGCCCTTTGTGATGAAATTTGCCAGAAGCTATATGCTCTCAAAGATGCTCGTAAAGGCATCCCGATGGTTAAACGAATTGTCCGCACCCGACAAGATCCGAATCAGCGAGATCCGAAGTTACCAGATGCTGATTTAATTGTTGTGTGGCAGGAAGACTATGCTACTGATGTAATGGATAGTCCTGATTATGGACGCTTTGGTCCCTTACCTCCTTATCGGGCGGGAAGCCATCGCCCCGAAGGATTTATTCTGGCGTGCGGTTCGGGTATTGAGCCAGGTTCTAGTTTATCAGCTGGTCATGTCCTGGATTTGGCACCAACATTTTTGACATTAATGGGAGCGCCAATTCCTGAATACCTCGAGGGGAAACCTCTACCGTTGAGGATGAGTCAGCCTGTTGATTATGTGGCTAAAACTTGA
- a CDS encoding glycosyltransferase family 4 protein, which translates to MAQPIRIGFFSVQNYMDKNAFSGTIYYMHKALRKRNIKLVNLGLPRRYFQWRKLLSYAEKVGFVRLKNSQLGEQYEKFITVVQRQLKSTPCDLLFAPVASKELSFLETNLPIVFLSDATPKLLHDTYKIFLTEEDFRTASNVETAVLSKANKIVYSSGWAAHSAVCDYGAAANKINVVPFGANLDIVPDVNEIRQKYRHQRCRLLFIGKNWQRKGADVAFQTLVSLLKMGIDAELIMVGTVPPAEIQHERLTVIPFLNKNVPQQQEKLNKLLLESHFLLLPTRADCSPIVICEANAYGIPVITSDVGGIPAIVKNGRNGYMLPLSASSHEYADLIATNFVNKDAYEQLVRLSREEYDTRLNWDKWAENLHQIMVNTLEGV; encoded by the coding sequence ATGGCACAGCCAATACGGATCGGCTTTTTCTCTGTGCAAAACTACATGGACAAGAATGCCTTTTCTGGAACTATTTACTACATGCACAAAGCCTTGAGGAAAAGGAATATTAAACTGGTCAACTTGGGGTTACCTCGAAGATATTTTCAATGGCGTAAACTTTTAAGCTATGCCGAGAAAGTAGGATTTGTCAGACTCAAAAATTCTCAGCTAGGTGAGCAATATGAGAAATTCATTACCGTAGTTCAAAGACAGCTTAAAAGTACGCCCTGTGATTTACTTTTTGCTCCTGTTGCCTCAAAAGAATTAAGTTTTTTGGAAACCAATCTACCGATTGTTTTCTTGTCAGATGCAACCCCAAAACTACTCCACGATACTTATAAGATTTTCTTAACTGAAGAGGATTTTCGGACGGCTTCCAACGTAGAGACGGCAGTGCTATCGAAAGCTAACAAGATAGTCTATTCTTCGGGATGGGCTGCCCATTCTGCTGTTTGCGATTATGGCGCAGCCGCGAATAAGATCAACGTTGTCCCCTTCGGCGCAAATTTAGATATTGTTCCCGATGTAAATGAAATCCGACAGAAGTATCGGCATCAAAGGTGTCGTTTGTTGTTTATTGGTAAAAATTGGCAGAGAAAAGGTGCAGATGTTGCTTTCCAAACTCTTGTTTCCCTGCTTAAGATGGGAATAGATGCAGAGCTAATCATGGTGGGAACGGTTCCTCCAGCCGAGATTCAGCATGAAAGATTAACCGTCATTCCTTTCTTGAATAAGAATGTTCCTCAACAGCAGGAAAAATTGAATAAATTGTTATTAGAATCGCATTTCTTACTGTTGCCGACTCGCGCTGACTGTTCGCCGATAGTGATTTGTGAAGCCAATGCTTATGGTATTCCGGTAATCACAAGTGATGTTGGTGGAATTCCCGCGATTGTCAAGAATGGACGGAATGGTTATATGCTACCCCTCTCTGCATCGAGTCATGAATATGCTGATTTGATAGCGACTAACTTTGTCAATAAAGATGCCTATGAACAGTTAGTACGATTGTCCCGGGAAGAGTATGACACGCGCTTAAACTGGGATAAATGGGCAGAAAACTTGCACCAGATTATGGTCAATACTCTGGAGGGAGTTTAG
- the pirA gene encoding arginine synthesis PII-interacting regulator PirA — MNKQLQKQAKEAAATHRQSLHKNLQHRIEVARANGNDALVRQLEAEASYLKLS; from the coding sequence ATGAACAAACAACTACAAAAACAAGCAAAAGAAGCCGCAGCTACCCATCGCCAAAGCTTGCACAAGAACTTGCAGCATCGTATAGAAGTCGCTAGAGCCAATGGCAATGACGCTTTGGTTCGTCAGCTAGAAGCCGAAGCTAGCTATTTGAAACTCAGTTAA
- a CDS encoding cysteine hydrolase family protein, translating into MVNRDWQQFALLLIDVQQDFWNLELEQAFPDFQSNIARLLRFCRQEGLEVVHLREVFNPDGSDWLPRYRLRGRAVCVRETPGAEVLSVATAQSGEMVMEKPTQDGFHHPPLLDYLRSTGKKYILTAGLVTSVCVLLTAASASQLGFLVTVISDCCADYPEAHAIALRRYRGFMLELACLDELPQRWGEWVGQIERLG; encoded by the coding sequence ATGGTTAATCGAGATTGGCAGCAATTTGCCCTACTGTTAATCGATGTGCAACAGGATTTCTGGAATCTAGAACTCGAACAAGCGTTTCCAGATTTCCAGTCAAATATTGCTCGTTTGCTCCGCTTCTGTCGTCAAGAGGGACTCGAGGTAGTGCATCTGCGGGAAGTTTTTAACCCCGATGGTTCCGATTGGTTACCGCGATATCGGTTGCGGGGACGTGCGGTTTGTGTCAGGGAAACGCCAGGAGCCGAGGTATTAAGTGTGGCGACGGCGCAATCTGGAGAAATGGTTATGGAAAAGCCAACTCAAGATGGGTTCCATCATCCTCCGTTGCTGGATTATCTGCGCTCCACTGGGAAAAAATACATCCTGACGGCGGGATTGGTGACATCGGTTTGTGTCCTGTTAACCGCCGCTTCTGCGTCTCAGTTGGGATTTTTGGTTACCGTGATTTCTGATTGCTGCGCCGATTATCCCGAAGCTCACGCGATCGCACTCCGTCGTTACCGAGGCTTTATGCTTGAATTAGCCTGTCTTGATGAACTTCCGCAACGGTGGGGAGAGTGGGTTGGGCAAATTGAGCGGTTAGGTTGA
- a CDS encoding lipoate--protein ligase family protein encodes MKPILTSQSPWRLIPPLCLSGQLQMAIDQWLLEQQQGSNVETCHGTSGYTSARNAPVLRFYTWESATISLGYHQRRWSPAWQTLTWNGKPIPLVRRPTGGRAVLHQGDLTYMVVTSGLSNKRIEAYQQICKFLIQGWRSLGVDLHYGKAGRDYRHNPNCFATATGADLVTTEGYKLIGSAQLRRGDAILQHGSMRLEPDTQLFAQVFGESSPVNLPLTQRGDNLRQTVIEALTQAAADCFGVEFVVQPLSDQEWQEILANVETCRGTSGSGRDKGEDIGKI; translated from the coding sequence ATGAAACCAATCCTGACGAGCCAATCACCGTGGCGTTTAATTCCTCCCCTATGCCTCTCCGGACAGCTTCAGATGGCAATTGACCAATGGCTTCTGGAACAACAGCAGGGGAGCAATGTAGAGACGTGCCATGGCACCTCTGGGTACACAAGTGCTAGGAATGCTCCAGTTCTGCGGTTTTACACCTGGGAATCTGCGACAATTTCCCTCGGATATCATCAACGTCGTTGGTCTCCGGCTTGGCAAACGTTGACCTGGAACGGAAAACCAATTCCCTTAGTCAGGCGTCCCACAGGAGGACGTGCTGTGCTACACCAAGGTGATTTAACCTATATGGTGGTAACTTCAGGACTCAGTAATAAGCGTATAGAAGCCTATCAGCAGATTTGTAAATTTTTGATTCAGGGGTGGCGATCGCTCGGCGTCGATTTGCACTATGGTAAGGCGGGACGAGATTATCGCCACAATCCCAATTGTTTTGCCACAGCCACAGGTGCCGATTTGGTCACAACTGAAGGGTATAAACTGATTGGCAGCGCTCAGTTACGACGCGGCGACGCGATATTACAACATGGTTCGATGCGCTTAGAGCCAGATACTCAGTTATTTGCTCAGGTGTTTGGCGAATCATCTCCTGTCAATTTACCCCTAACTCAGCGAGGGGATAATTTAAGGCAAACAGTGATCGAAGCACTAACCCAAGCCGCCGCCGATTGTTTTGGTGTGGAGTTTGTTGTACAACCGTTATCCGATCAGGAGTGGCAAGAAATTTTAGCGAATGTAGAGACGTGCCGTGGCACGTCTGGGAGCGGAAGAGACAAGGGAGAAGATATAGGGAAGATATGA